The following proteins come from a genomic window of Nostoc sp. ATCC 53789:
- a CDS encoding DNA methyltransferase, with translation MSLSNPEPSSLKTLKRKATSTVGRGKVVNLNTNLNFSAWNDESVALYLGDSLEHYNNWEQPTVIVSDGAYGVLGFEGDTSDHIDLPNWYEPHIAAWSKAAIPCTTLWFWNSEIGWAVVHPILEKYGWRYANCNIWNKGKGHIAGNVNTEKIRRFPVVTEVCVQYVREVKVNELTLKEWLPKEWKRSGLLLRRANDACGVANAATRKYFDQGHLWYFPPPEMFERLVNYANEHGDPEGRPYFSLDGNQSLTRQEWSKMRSKFRCPHGFTNVWDRQALRGDERVKIPSGKALHLNQKPLDLMSIIIESSSDESDVIWEPFGGLFSASLAAHKLRRKAYSCEIDPDYFYYGVQRFNQEVHQYSLL, from the coding sequence ATGAGTCTATCTAACCCAGAGCCGAGTTCCCTCAAGACTTTAAAACGCAAGGCTACCAGCACAGTTGGTCGGGGAAAAGTAGTCAACCTCAACACCAACTTAAATTTTTCTGCATGGAATGATGAAAGCGTTGCTCTATATCTGGGTGATAGTCTCGAACATTACAACAATTGGGAGCAGCCTACAGTCATCGTTTCAGATGGAGCTTACGGTGTTCTTGGTTTTGAAGGAGACACTTCAGATCATATTGATTTACCTAATTGGTATGAACCTCATATTGCAGCATGGTCAAAAGCAGCCATACCATGCACAACACTCTGGTTTTGGAATTCAGAAATTGGCTGGGCTGTTGTGCATCCAATTTTAGAAAAGTACGGTTGGCGTTATGCTAATTGTAATATTTGGAACAAAGGAAAAGGTCATATAGCAGGAAATGTTAATACAGAGAAAATTCGTAGATTCCCTGTAGTTACAGAAGTGTGTGTTCAATATGTAAGAGAAGTTAAAGTCAACGAACTCACCTTAAAAGAATGGTTGCCAAAAGAGTGGAAACGTTCTGGATTACTACTACGACGGGCAAATGATGCTTGTGGTGTAGCTAATGCAGCAACTAGGAAGTATTTCGATCAAGGACACTTATGGTATTTCCCTCCTCCAGAGATGTTTGAGAGGTTAGTGAACTATGCAAATGAGCATGGTGATCCAGAAGGAAGACCTTATTTTTCTTTGGACGGAAATCAATCTTTAACAAGGCAAGAATGGAGTAAGATGCGCTCTAAATTTAGATGTCCTCATGGTTTTACAAATGTTTGGGATCGCCAAGCTTTACGGGGCGATGAAAGAGTTAAGATTCCTTCTGGAAAAGCACTACATCTTAATCAGAAGCCTCTTGATTTGATGAGTATTATTATTGAATCATCAAGTGATGAGAGCGATGTTATATGGGAACCTTTCGGAGGACTATTCAGTGCATCTCTAGCAGCACATAAACTGAGACGGAAAGCTTACTCTTGCGAAATTGATCCAGATTATTTTTACTATGGAGTTCAAAGATTTAATCAAGAAGTTCATCAATACTCTCTTCTCTAA
- a CDS encoding LOG family protein: MTSSASFDTLESLQADIAELVVRLPTLKNRQFIQQALATIVRLADTEIERLDWKILSAALADMERGFQLFYDYRHVRKVTIFGSARLAPDTPEYQMALEFARAVSQLGFMVMTGGGGGIMQAGHEGAGRENSFGLNIQLPFEQEANPFIEGDPKLIIFKYFFTRKLFLLKESDAVALFPGGFGTQDEAFECMTLSQNGKFGPVPLVLIDHPGGDYWRSWSEYIDKQLVQNGLVSPEDPSLYTVTDNLDVACDAITRFYQVYHSCRYVGEQLVIRLKTDISDYLVEQLNADFSDIIVKGRIEKSQALPQEAQDETVELPRLILYFNQRDLGRLYQMIATINQMGNVSSEDAAHPERK, encoded by the coding sequence ATGACTTCATCTGCGTCGTTTGACACATTAGAGTCTTTACAGGCGGATATCGCTGAATTGGTCGTTCGTCTACCGACATTAAAAAATCGGCAATTTATTCAGCAAGCACTTGCTACTATTGTTCGTCTTGCTGATACCGAAATTGAGCGTCTCGATTGGAAAATATTGTCGGCTGCGTTAGCAGATATGGAACGCGGTTTCCAGCTTTTTTATGATTATCGACACGTTCGCAAAGTCACCATCTTCGGTTCTGCTCGTCTAGCGCCAGATACGCCAGAGTACCAAATGGCCCTTGAGTTTGCTCGCGCTGTTTCTCAATTAGGATTTATGGTGATGACCGGCGGTGGCGGTGGAATCATGCAGGCGGGTCACGAAGGTGCTGGGCGAGAAAATTCCTTTGGATTAAATATTCAATTACCCTTTGAACAAGAAGCAAACCCTTTTATAGAGGGCGATCCCAAGCTAATTATTTTCAAATATTTCTTTACTCGCAAGCTTTTTCTCCTCAAAGAAAGTGATGCTGTAGCCTTATTTCCGGGAGGCTTTGGCACTCAAGATGAAGCTTTTGAATGTATGACATTAAGCCAGAATGGTAAGTTTGGCCCAGTACCTCTAGTTTTAATTGACCACCCTGGTGGTGATTACTGGCGGTCTTGGAGCGAATATATTGATAAGCAATTAGTGCAAAATGGTCTTGTCAGTCCTGAAGACCCCAGCCTTTACACGGTGACAGACAACCTGGATGTGGCTTGTGACGCTATTACTCGTTTTTACCAGGTTTATCACTCCTGTAGATATGTAGGCGAGCAATTAGTCATCCGTCTGAAGACAGATATATCAGACTATCTTGTAGAGCAACTCAATGCTGATTTCAGTGACATTATTGTTAAAGGACGGATTGAAAAAAGTCAGGCATTACCTCAAGAAGCACAAGATGAAACGGTTGAACTACCCCGGCTCATTTTGTACTTCAATCAACGCGACTTGGGGCGTTTGTATCAGATGATTGCCACAATTAACCAAATGGGTAATGTTTCATCAGAAGATGCAGCACACCCAGAAAGAAAGTAG
- a CDS encoding DUF1995 family protein, with the protein MSELPNTLEDAIAQSRTAVQAALADGCTRIQVEFLFPELKFMPVAEQFLPLFTEYDSRLKIFFADAGAAALARRNWTDAPFQILDIGTGRTASLQTKIQPEDEIFLFIAPTSVEVPQVEKLCQEIGDRPVVFLNPRLEDSGTVGIGYAARQTRLRFTNTIESCYYLRPIDEQSALSRCYPGQWEVWLETDGEYQRIAELPTKPSGDDLDQILLKGQPQTTTDAAPPRKPNVFKSLQRFLKALSS; encoded by the coding sequence ATGAGTGAACTTCCTAATACCCTTGAAGATGCGATCGCCCAATCTCGTACAGCCGTCCAAGCTGCCCTTGCAGATGGTTGTACTCGCATACAGGTTGAGTTCCTGTTTCCAGAACTCAAGTTTATGCCGGTGGCGGAACAATTTCTGCCACTGTTTACAGAATACGATTCCCGCTTGAAGATTTTCTTTGCTGACGCGGGGGCTGCGGCTTTAGCCCGTCGCAATTGGACAGATGCACCATTTCAAATTTTGGATATTGGTACGGGAAGGACTGCTTCCTTGCAAACAAAAATTCAGCCAGAGGATGAAATTTTCTTATTCATTGCCCCCACTTCCGTAGAAGTACCGCAGGTGGAAAAGCTATGTCAAGAAATAGGCGATCGCCCTGTAGTCTTTTTAAATCCCCGTTTAGAAGATTCTGGAACTGTGGGCATTGGTTATGCAGCAAGGCAAACTCGCCTGCGTTTCACTAATACCATTGAATCTTGTTATTACCTGCGCCCCATAGATGAGCAAAGCGCCCTATCTCGCTGCTATCCAGGACAGTGGGAAGTTTGGCTGGAAACCGATGGCGAATATCAAAGAATTGCTGAATTACCCACAAAACCATCGGGTGATGATTTGGATCAGATCCTTTTAAAAGGACAACCGCAAACAACAACGGACGCTGCACCTCCGAGAAAGCCCAATGTATTTAAGAGTTTGCAACGGTTCTTAAAGGCGTTGAGTAGTTAG
- a CDS encoding DUF2726 domain-containing protein, whose product MKQMKNLLVNKYEISTNEELKKVASKYDAEVHTKLRIADIEKIENSGLTRDEYSYALKAHFDFVVTRGRHLSPEFVIEFDEASHGQYKTSIKNDKLKNSICKKLEIPIFRINTNFLKEVGELPKFNRRSIFTGKFDSLVSWLVEIWFLEKAFYEAQNNGLVPCDEPFIWSSFIGQDPFAQSRLYLHELYKEKFCTTYFPRIIKGHDIDEVAWATLAILPLNNGRQDLRNWHSAIAIL is encoded by the coding sequence ATGAAGCAAATGAAAAATTTACTTGTAAATAAGTACGAGATATCTACTAATGAAGAACTCAAAAAAGTTGCTTCTAAATATGACGCAGAAGTGCATACAAAACTTAGAATAGCAGATATTGAAAAAATTGAAAATTCCGGTCTAACTCGTGATGAGTATTCATACGCGCTCAAAGCTCATTTTGATTTCGTTGTTACTAGAGGAAGGCATTTATCTCCAGAGTTTGTAATAGAATTTGATGAAGCTTCTCATGGACAATATAAAACATCTATCAAAAACGATAAATTAAAAAATTCAATATGTAAAAAATTGGAAATACCTATATTTAGAATTAATACTAATTTCCTCAAAGAAGTTGGTGAATTACCAAAATTCAATAGGCGTTCAATTTTTACAGGAAAATTTGATTCACTAGTAAGCTGGCTTGTTGAAATTTGGTTTCTAGAAAAAGCTTTTTATGAAGCGCAAAATAATGGTTTAGTTCCATGTGATGAACCGTTTATCTGGTCTTCATTTATTGGTCAAGATCCTTTTGCACAGTCAAGACTATACTTACATGAACTGTATAAAGAAAAATTTTGCACAACCTACTTTCCCAGAATAATTAAAGGACACGATATTGATGAAGTTGCGTGGGCGACTTTGGCCATCTTACCACTTAACAATGGTAGACAGGACTTACGCAACTGGCACAGTGCGATCGCAATTTTATAG
- a CDS encoding transposase, whose protein sequence is MRFTKLNYCQYLLSSQINYTLTNLAEHLEQISHDKINRYLKNEKLTPRLLWDNVKDILQVSDSAYLVFDDTVLDKRYATEIETSKRQYSGNQHGVIQGIGLINCIYVNHEIGKFWIVDYRIYDPDRDGKTKIDHVTEMLQNLIYHKALPFQAVLMDTWYATNKLMLYIDGLGKYYYCPLKRNRLVDDTAGQKNYQRIELLSWDSQELKSGKIIKIKKFPQATKVNLFRVTVSTDRTDFIATNDLSQDSTDVVQKVCKVRWKVEEFHRELKQVTGIESCQCRKGRIQRNHIACAILVWLRLKHLAYQSYQTIYQIKHGLLSNYLVQQLKRPNVPMFIV, encoded by the coding sequence ATGAGATTTACAAAACTTAACTATTGCCAGTACTTGTTAAGTAGTCAGATTAATTATACTCTGACAAATTTGGCAGAGCATTTAGAGCAGATTAGTCATGATAAAATTAACCGTTATCTTAAGAATGAAAAGTTAACACCACGTTTACTTTGGGATAATGTTAAAGATATCTTACAAGTGAGTGATAGCGCATATCTAGTTTTTGATGACACAGTACTTGATAAACGATACGCCACAGAAATAGAGACCAGTAAAAGGCAGTATAGTGGCAACCAACATGGTGTAATCCAAGGTATTGGGCTAATAAATTGTATATATGTCAATCATGAAATCGGAAAGTTTTGGATAGTTGATTATCGGATTTATGACCCAGATAGAGATGGAAAAACAAAGATAGATCATGTTACAGAGATGCTGCAAAACCTTATATATCATAAGGCTTTACCGTTCCAAGCTGTCTTAATGGATACTTGGTATGCAACAAATAAATTGATGTTATATATTGATGGATTAGGAAAATATTATTATTGTCCTCTGAAACGTAATAGACTTGTTGATGATACGGCAGGTCAAAAAAATTATCAAAGAATTGAATTGTTATCTTGGGATAGCCAGGAGTTAAAATCAGGTAAAATAATTAAAATAAAAAAGTTTCCCCAAGCTACAAAAGTGAATCTCTTCCGGGTAACTGTCTCGACCGACAGAACGGATTTTATCGCTACTAACGATTTATCTCAAGATTCTACGGACGTTGTACAAAAAGTGTGTAAGGTTCGATGGAAGGTTGAGGAGTTTCATAGAGAATTAAAACAAGTAACTGGTATTGAATCGTGTCAATGTCGCAAGGGACGTATTCAAAGAAACCATATTGCCTGTGCTATTTTAGTCTGGCTTCGACTCAAACATTTAGCTTATCAAAGCTACCAAACAATTTATCAAATTAAACATGGATTATTATCCAATTATTTAGTTCAGCAACTAAAACGCCCGAATGTTCCCATGTTTATTGTCTAG
- a CDS encoding zinc-dependent metalloprotease — translation MNNRLTFYMILLHGLFLGITTANAKSPFVNGIDPDFSANHKAVGVVKGVVTANNLLTAETSSTKISALSLNNINISQKQRLPSGQVWVVNQNKHAQPQPFIWVVKDSKKAGQQPFLQVAKPAEKPKPAKTPAAKDDLEVFDEVVKDTQKSGGLFTLYRNKEKNKIYLEIKPEQLNKNYLATATLESGIGERGIYSGMPLQDFLFYFQRVDDKLNFVIRNVNFRTREGDPQVRSLARSFSDSVLYSISIKSIHPQRKTLLIDLGDLLLTDLGGLSASLGVPATTDQSYFGTAKAFPQNLEIESVLNFSGGGTPDSETPNFGSLADNRGYTLRVHYSLSQLPEKDYRPRLADDRIGYFITAYQDLSKDDRGDSFVRYINRWDLEKQDPKALISRPKKPIVFWIDNAVPLEYRDAMKEGILMWNKAFLKAGFKDAIEVRQMPDDATWDPADIRYNTIRWINTVDGYFAMGPSRVNPLTGEILDADILVDASFVRALKNEYRKIVQPSQTQSQTTLSALMQNRLLCANGLDGKNNAVPKQMPGQQELLNRLSKMAGEYDLCYGMEAANQFALGSLAMSLLPDTMATPEQVKEYINQYLRLIIAHEVGHTLGLRHNFRGSTLLAPEEMNNTEITKNKGLTTSVMDYIPPNIAPQGTKQGDYFPSMVGPYDEWAIKYGYIPIKTSTPIAEKPILEEIAKQSYKPELSYSTDEDVYDLDPTADAWDNSGNVLLYSQWQLNNSRVMWERLDKRYPLAGDSYSDVSERFSTVLGNYFQQIYYTTKYIGGQSFYRIHPSEIPSGVGQKRLPFEPVPVKEQRQALETLQKYLFAEDALSFSPELLNKLAPSRWRHWGSSPQVGRLDFPIHDLVLLMQGSVLRDLLSGDRLSRLKDIELKTKAENALTLPELFDTLQSGIWTEVIKPKGKPMKIASLRRGLQRQYLDILTNMVLRKEYVPEDARTLAWYKLKQLDEKLKGVNSEDEYTKAHLLETRDRIEKVLNAPLQAN, via the coding sequence ATGAACAACAGATTAACTTTTTATATGATTTTGTTACATGGTTTATTTTTAGGAATAACAACAGCTAACGCCAAATCACCATTTGTCAATGGAATTGATCCAGATTTTTCAGCGAACCATAAGGCTGTGGGGGTTGTAAAAGGCGTAGTTACAGCCAATAATCTGTTAACGGCAGAAACTTCTTCAACTAAAATCTCAGCATTATCGCTAAATAATATCAATATTTCTCAGAAACAGAGGCTACCGTCAGGGCAAGTTTGGGTGGTTAATCAAAATAAACACGCACAGCCTCAACCGTTTATTTGGGTAGTAAAAGATTCTAAAAAAGCAGGACAGCAACCATTTTTGCAAGTTGCAAAACCCGCAGAAAAGCCTAAGCCGGCCAAAACACCAGCAGCAAAGGATGATTTAGAGGTTTTTGATGAAGTAGTGAAAGACACCCAAAAGTCAGGGGGGCTGTTCACTCTTTATCGCAATAAAGAAAAGAATAAAATTTATTTAGAAATTAAGCCAGAGCAACTCAATAAAAATTACCTTGCTACGGCAACCCTAGAATCGGGCATTGGCGAAAGAGGTATTTACAGTGGTATGCCTCTACAAGATTTTTTGTTCTATTTCCAACGGGTAGATGATAAATTAAACTTTGTCATCCGCAATGTCAATTTTCGCACTCGTGAGGGAGATCCTCAAGTGCGATCGCTAGCTCGGTCTTTTAGTGATTCTGTACTCTACAGCATTTCCATAAAAAGCATTCATCCCCAACGCAAAACTCTTCTCATCGATTTGGGCGATTTATTACTGACAGATTTAGGTGGATTATCCGCAAGTTTAGGAGTCCCAGCAACCACAGACCAGTCCTATTTTGGTACTGCTAAAGCTTTTCCGCAAAACTTAGAAATTGAGTCAGTTTTAAATTTCTCTGGTGGCGGTACCCCTGACAGTGAAACCCCAAATTTTGGTTCGTTAGCTGATAACCGTGGCTATACCTTGCGCGTCCACTATAGTCTCTCCCAGCTACCTGAAAAAGATTATCGACCGCGCCTTGCTGACGATCGCATTGGCTATTTCATCACCGCCTACCAAGATTTATCCAAAGACGATCGCGGCGATTCTTTTGTCCGTTACATAAATCGCTGGGATTTAGAAAAACAAGACCCAAAAGCATTAATTTCTCGCCCCAAAAAACCGATTGTCTTCTGGATTGATAACGCTGTGCCCTTAGAGTACCGCGATGCGATGAAAGAAGGTATCCTGATGTGGAACAAAGCTTTTCTCAAGGCGGGATTCAAGGATGCAATTGAAGTCCGCCAGATGCCAGATGATGCAACATGGGACCCAGCAGATATTCGTTACAACACAATTCGCTGGATCAACACAGTCGATGGTTATTTTGCAATGGGGCCATCCCGCGTTAATCCCTTGACTGGAGAAATTTTAGATGCAGACATTCTCGTAGATGCCAGCTTTGTCCGAGCGCTTAAGAATGAGTATCGCAAAATTGTCCAACCCAGCCAAACACAAAGCCAGACGACCTTATCAGCTTTGATGCAAAATCGTCTACTTTGCGCCAATGGTTTAGATGGCAAAAATAATGCTGTACCCAAGCAGATGCCAGGGCAACAAGAGTTGTTGAACCGTTTATCTAAAATGGCAGGCGAGTACGATTTATGCTACGGGATGGAAGCTGCTAACCAGTTTGCCCTTGGTTCCCTGGCGATGTCACTATTGCCAGATACCATGGCCACTCCAGAGCAGGTGAAAGAATATATCAATCAATATTTACGTTTAATCATCGCTCACGAAGTTGGACATACTCTTGGTTTACGTCATAACTTTCGTGGTAGTACTCTGCTAGCACCAGAGGAGATGAATAATACGGAAATTACCAAAAATAAAGGTCTGACAACTTCCGTAATGGACTACATCCCCCCAAATATTGCCCCTCAAGGGACAAAACAGGGAGATTATTTTCCTAGTATGGTAGGGCCTTATGATGAATGGGCGATTAAGTACGGCTATATTCCAATTAAGACATCAACTCCCATAGCAGAAAAGCCAATTTTGGAGGAAATTGCCAAACAATCCTATAAGCCAGAGTTGAGTTATTCTACGGATGAAGATGTCTATGACCTTGACCCAACTGCTGATGCTTGGGATAACAGTGGTAATGTGCTGCTTTATTCTCAGTGGCAGTTAAATAATTCGCGGGTGATGTGGGAGCGTCTCGATAAGCGTTATCCATTAGCTGGTGATAGTTACAGCGATGTCAGCGAGCGTTTTAGCACAGTATTGGGTAACTATTTTCAGCAAATATATTACACCACTAAATACATCGGCGGACAGTCTTTTTATCGCATTCACCCTAGCGAAATCCCCTCTGGAGTTGGGCAAAAGCGATTACCATTTGAACCAGTACCAGTTAAAGAACAACGACAAGCTTTAGAAACCTTGCAAAAGTATTTGTTTGCAGAAGATGCTCTGAGCTTTTCACCAGAACTACTGAATAAATTAGCACCTTCCCGTTGGCGACATTGGGGTAGTTCTCCCCAAGTTGGTCGTTTGGATTTTCCTATTCATGACTTGGTGTTACTCATGCAGGGTTCTGTATTGCGAGATTTACTCTCAGGCGATCGCCTCTCTCGCCTCAAGGATATTGAACTTAAAACTAAGGCAGAAAATGCACTGACTCTACCGGAACTATTTGACACTTTGCAATCAGGTATCTGGACAGAAGTAATCAAACCAAAAGGTAAACCAATGAAGATTGCCAGTTTACGGCGAGGCTTGCAGCGCCAATACCTGGACATTTTGACTAATATGGTGTTGCGAAAAGAATATGTCCCAGAAGATGCTCGGACTCTAGCTTGGTATAAACTCAAACAACTAGATGAGAAACTCAAGGGAGTTAATTCTGAGGATGAATACACCAAAGCGCATTTATTAGAAACACGCGATCGCATCGAGAAAGTCTTGAATGCACCGTTGCAAGCGAATTAA
- a CDS encoding pentapeptide repeat-containing protein, translating into MSTYLSQVWQLLRNYVRDISLQEMPKTTSVETKVGLSPGKSIKVNKSVKFAQGNLQEDSWFQRLQESLEKWTISNSSLTSKIGDRISGPLPSELCLKVCDRQMHEEIYDLLGTGALKLEIVNQIMELVANSQKIDPKLLFWRLEDFYRRWCQGEFIDATPDDNLPQKTKLKLATQNIAIGLRQVDIYTGLNVLILLLELHRYAQEQDELKEKITFYPSAQPDTDNFFTSQLLRIINYSDALDIGNFSSIVGQFLKGGNFRSAYLGDANLTGADFSGADLSLAYLGDANLTGVNFIGANLSGANFGDANLSGANLTGANLTGADLSSTNLSGANLSCANLSRADLNRADLSSTNLSRADLSRADLSRADLSSTNLNRADLSNAILFGANLSEANLNNVNLNHADLCRADLSGADLSHAILNGTNLSDTILFSTNLSDAILMAADLSYAKLNGAKLNNARLNGAMFLGADLSGVDLSRVSLNEADLSGVILSEADLSGADLTDAILFGTDFSYANLNSANLSGSNLSGAILNGANLSHSNLSYAILSGADLSDANMEKMTWGKKQQWEGVRGLKTAVNVPEALKEELGLN; encoded by the coding sequence ATGTCAACATATTTATCTCAAGTTTGGCAACTGCTGAGAAATTATGTGAGGGATATAAGCTTACAAGAGATGCCAAAGACCACATCGGTGGAAACTAAAGTCGGTTTATCTCCAGGAAAAAGTATTAAAGTAAACAAAAGCGTTAAATTTGCTCAAGGTAATTTACAGGAAGATTCATGGTTTCAAAGACTGCAAGAAAGCTTAGAAAAATGGACAATATCAAATAGCAGTTTGACTTCTAAGATAGGCGATCGCATATCAGGCCCGCTACCATCAGAGTTATGCTTAAAAGTGTGCGACCGCCAGATGCATGAAGAGATTTATGATTTACTAGGCACTGGAGCGCTGAAATTAGAAATAGTCAACCAAATAATGGAATTGGTTGCAAATAGTCAAAAGATTGACCCAAAATTGCTGTTCTGGCGGCTAGAAGATTTTTATCGTCGCTGGTGTCAGGGAGAATTTATTGATGCTACACCAGATGATAACCTGCCTCAGAAAACAAAATTAAAGCTAGCAACTCAAAATATTGCGATCGGGCTGAGACAGGTAGACATCTATACAGGATTGAACGTACTGATTTTACTGTTAGAGTTACACCGCTACGCCCAAGAGCAAGATGAACTCAAAGAAAAAATTACCTTCTATCCATCAGCCCAACCAGATACAGACAATTTTTTCACATCCCAACTGCTGCGGATCATTAACTATAGCGATGCCCTAGACATTGGCAACTTTAGCAGTATAGTCGGGCAATTCCTCAAAGGTGGTAACTTTCGTAGTGCTTACTTGGGCGATGCCAACCTCACCGGGGCAGACTTTAGCGGTGCTGACCTCAGCCTTGCTTATCTCGGCGATGCCAACTTAACTGGCGTAAACTTCATAGGTGCTAACCTTAGCGGTGCCAACTTCGGCGATGCTAACCTCAGTGGGGCTAACCTCACTGGTGCTAACCTCACTGGTGCTGACCTCAGCAGCACTAACCTTAGTGGTGCTAACCTTAGCTGTGCCAACCTTAGCCGCGCTGACCTGAATCGCGCCGACCTTAGCAGTACCAACCTCAGCCGCGCCGACCTCAGCCGCGCCGACCTCAGCCGCGCCGACCTCAGCAGCACTAACCTGAATCGCGCCGACCTCAGCAACGCCATCCTTTTTGGTGCGAATTTAAGTGAAGCCAACCTCAACAACGTCAACCTTAACCATGCTGATCTTTGCCGCGCTGACCTCAGTGGTGCTGATTTGAGTCACGCCATCCTCAACGGTACTAACCTCAGCGACACAATTCTTTTCAGCACCAACCTTAGTGATGCCATCCTCATGGCTGCTGACCTTAGCTATGCCAAACTTAATGGTGCCAAACTAAACAATGCCAGACTTAACGGTGCAATGTTCTTAGGCGCAGACCTTAGCGGTGTAGACCTGAGTCGGGTAAGCCTCAACGAAGCCGACCTCAGTGGAGTAATTCTGAGCGAAGCCGACCTCAGTGGTGCCGATCTCACCGACGCGATCCTTTTCGGTACAGACTTCAGCTATGCCAACCTTAACAGCGCTAACCTCAGTGGCAGTAACCTGAGTGGTGCAATCCTCAATGGCGCGAATCTCAGCCACAGTAACCTAAGTTACGCCATTCTCAGTGGTGCAGACCTCAGCGATGCCAACATGGAAAAAATGACCTGGGGTAAAAAACAGCAATGGGAAGGTGTGCGGGGATTAAAGACAGCAGTTAATGTCCCGGAGGCATTGAAAGAAGAATTGGGGTTGAACTGA
- a CDS encoding helix-turn-helix transcriptional regulator → MKFVFSQDYEIFRRCMIAARKEAKLTQETLAKSLKKPQSFVAKYENGERRLDVIEFLLVTRLIGVDPCDLLRKVEQGISEASCEEEV, encoded by the coding sequence ATGAAATTTGTTTTCAGCCAGGACTATGAAATATTCCGTCGCTGTATGATTGCGGCTCGTAAGGAAGCAAAACTGACTCAAGAGACGCTTGCTAAATCCTTGAAAAAGCCACAATCTTTCGTAGCCAAATATGAAAACGGTGAACGGCGGTTAGATGTAATTGAGTTTCTGTTAGTTACTCGCTTAATCGGTGTAGATCCTTGCGATCTTCTCAGAAAAGTTGAACAAGGAATATCTGAAGCATCTTGTGAGGAAGAGGTATGA